From Bacteroidota bacterium:
CGATCTTGTATCACAGCGCAGAGGTGACATGATCGCTATGGAACCAAAGGGTGATCTGATCCACCTTGAATTCAATATCCCTTCCCGCGGAATAATAGGATTACGTAATAATGTGCTGACAGCGACTGCCGGTGAAGCTATAATGGCACATCGTTTTAAAGCGTTTGAGTCGTGGAAGGGTCCTATCCCCGGACGTATCGCAGGAGTGTTGATATCGAAAGAAAAGGGTACATCTGTAAGTTATTCAATTAATAATTTACAGGACAGGGGAAGATTTTTTGTGGATCCGGGGGAAGAGGTATACACCGGTCAGATAATTGGGGAAAATATTCGCCCTGATGACATGCTTGTAAATATTTGTGTAGAGAAAAAATTAACAAATATGAGGGCATCTGGCAGTGATGCTAAGATGCGCATTGCCCCGAAGGTTAATTTTTCGCTTGAAGAAGCGATGGAATATATCCAGGGAGATGAATATGTTGAGATAACACCTAAAGCTATTCGTCTCAGAAAGATATACCTCGATGAAAATGAACGTAAGCGCAATAAAAATAAAATGGAGGCTCAGTAACAATTACTTGTGAAGTGATTATAAAAGTGAAGGGCCATCCTGAATATTCAGGGTGGCCCTTCACTTTTAGTTTAAGTTTCAGGATTATGAATTTCCGGCTTCTTTTGCTTTAATGCTTTTTGCGGCATCGACCATTTTCTGAATAGCTTTCTCTGAAAACGGATCACCTTCTTTGATGTCTTCGATCAGATAGCTGTCTTTTCCTGTTTTTATTATAGTGTAAAAATGGAATTCCGGCTCAAGTCCGCTTACCTGTGATTCCCAGATCAGGCTTGTCGGTTCATCAACCACGTAGCGTTTGAATTTTTTCACATCATCCGAAGAGATATCACTTTTCTTAAGAGGAAAATCACCTTCATCCGGGGTAACACTGATTTGAAAATCTTTTCCGGATCTGATCTCAATGGACCCCGAGCCCTGTGCCACGATCTCAAGTTTTGTTTTTGTCGTATCGGGAACGTTGATCGTAACAGGTGCACCATAGGAGCTCAGGTCATACTGCGACATTCCAGGAACATTATCATCATCTTTTTTTGAGTTATTACAACCGGAAATCAAAAACAAAGCGGGAAGTGCGAATAGAAGTAGTTTCTTTAACATAGTATATTGTTTTAGTTATCTTTCACAAACTTACATGAATTTTAAAATACAGGCAAGGATGATTGAAAAATAGTTAATTGTTGTCAGTTGTTGGTTGTTTGGGACAGGAACACAACAAACAACCGACAACCAATAACCAATTCTGAGTATATTCGCAAAAATCCTTTATTTGAAACTTCATTATACTCCATATACTCTTGAGTTCAGGCATCCCTTCAAGATCGCTTTGAATTACCGGACTATAACACCTGTGGTTATTACTGAAATAGTGTGTGATGGAATTGTCGGATATGGGGAAGCCTCAATGCCGCCCTACTTGGGAGAAGATCATACAACAGTTTCGGATTTTTTGATCAAAGCAGGTAAAGTGCTTGATGAGTTCAAAACACCGTTTTGCCTGGAGACGATAATAGATAGAGTGGATGCTATAGCAGAAGGAAATGCAGCGGCAAAAGCGAGCATTGATATAGCGTTACATGATCTAAAAGGTAAATTGGAGGGCAGAGCCTGTTATACGTTCTGGAACCTGCAAAAGGCGGATGCGCCAGATACTTCTATAACAATTGGAATGGATGCGCCGGAAGTTGTTGCCAGGAAAATAAAGGAAGCGGAGGCATTCAAAATTTTAAAAGTGAAACTTGGAAGTGATGAAGATAAAAAAATAATTGAAACGATACGTTCATATACAGATAAGACGGTATCTGTTGATGTGAACCAGGGATGGAAGATAAAAGAAGAGGCGCTTGATATGATACATTGGTTAAAAGAAAAGAATGTTTTATTTATAGAGCAGCCGCTTGCGAAGAATGATCTTACGGGGTTGGCATGGCTTACCGAAAGAAGTCCATTACCTGTAATTGCCGATGAGTCGTTTCAACGATTGACTGACTTAACCCGGATAAAAGATTGTTTCCATGGAATTAATGTAAAGTTGATGAAGTGTACCGGTTTGAATGAAGCCTATAAAATAATCCGGGAGGCGCAGAAGCATAACTTAAAGGTATTGATTGGCTGCATGTCGGAAACATCATGCGCGGTATCCGCCGCTGCGCAGCTTAGTCCTTTGGCTGATTGGGCTGATCTGGACGGGCCTCTGCTTATAAAAAAAGATTTGTTTGAAGGTGTGGGATTTAACAGGGGCAAACTTGTACTGAATGATCAACCCGGTATCGGAGTTCGGAGGTTGTAAGAGTAATACAAAATAAAATGTCAAAAAAAAGCCCCGAAATTTTTCGGGGCTTTTTTATTACTTCTTCCTTTTAGAAGCTTTCTTCTTAGCAGCTTTCTTTTTAGGAGCAGCTTTCTTTTTTGCTTTCTTAGCCATGGTTTTTAGGTTTTAGTTAATTACTGATACGAAGTAACAAAAAAATTAACGTACAAAAAAATATTCACCACTATTTTTTTAACACACGTTTGTTAACAATGTGAAGCTGAAACAAGAGACCAGCAAGCCAAACAAAAATATTTTTTTTGAAAAAGTAAAAAATATTTTTTATCATGACCTCTGAATGTTCCTGTTTTCAATATGTTCAGGCATATGTATTTTTATTCTCTCATCGTGAAAAAATAAAAATATCCGGAAACAAAATGAAGTTTTTGTAAAAACAGCATAATCTGAGAAGGAGAATTATTTTTTCATTTTATGACAAAAAAATGTTTGGGAGAGCAACTTTGGATAAAAAGTCTGCAAAGTGACTTAAATGAAAACATAACGAGTAAAATAATTATTCAATGAAGACACGGTCTTTCCCGTCAAACATTGGCGACTGGAGTGATACAACTTTAACCGGTAGTTTGGAAGTAGTTTTTAATGAATGAGGAGTGTTTTGAGGAATAAACACCATGTCACCTTTTTTAATTTTAAATTTTTTGTCACCCAGTGTCATTTCGCCATCACCTTCCAGAATGTAAACATGTTCGGTATGTGTAATATGTTTGTGGATTTTAACCTCTTTCTTAATAAAAATTACAAAACTGCTTGCCAGGGAATCAGTGTAGAGCGGACGGGAATAAATATTTTCAAAGTCAGCGGGAGCTTTGATGGTGTCAAGTGATTGGTAGCTTTGTGCGTTTGACACGACGATTAATAATGCAAATGAAAAGGTTAAAATAAACTTTTCCATAAGTCGGGAGTTTCAAGCATTGTCAATATGGACTTACCATTTCAATAACCACGCGAAAATAAGCGGTGCAACAATTGTCGCGTCCGACTCTACGATAAATTTCGGAGTGTTGATATCAAGCTTGCCCCACGTTATTTTTTCGTTTGGAACAGCGCCTGAATAGGAACCATAACTTGTAGTGGAGTCGGATATCTGGCAGAAATAAGACCAGAAAGGAACATCGTGCCATTCCAGGTCCTGGTACATCATCGGTACAACACAGATTGGGAAATCACCTGCAATGCCTCCCCCAATCTGGAAGAAGCCAACACCTTTGCCGCCGGAATTTTTCCTGTACCAATCAGTCAGCCATATCATGTATTCAATGCCACTTTTCATCGTGGTCGGTTTTATTTCGCCTTTGATACAATAAGAAGCGAAAATATTACCCATCGTTGAATCTTCCCAACCCGGACATATGATAGGAAGATTTTTTTCCGCTGCTGCCAGCATCCAGGAATCTTTCGGGTCAATTTCATAGTATTCTTTCAAAACCCCGGATAATAACATTTTGTACATGAACTCATGGGGCAGGTAACGTTCTCTCTTTTTATCGGCATCGGCCCATAATTTATGAATATGTTTTTGCAACCTGCGGAATGCTTCTTCTTCAGGAATGCAAGTATCGGTAACACGATTAAATCCGTCTTCCAGCAAAGCCCATTCTTCTTTAGGACTTAAATCGCGGTAATGTGGGACCCGTTTATAATGTTTATGAGCTACAAGGTTCATAATATCTTCCTCCAGATTTGCGCCGGTGCAGGAAATAATGTCCACTTTTCCCTGACGGATCATTTCAGCCAAAGATTTTCCAAGTTCGGCAGTGCTCATAGCTCCGGCAAGCGTGATCATCATTTTTCCACCTGCTGTTAAATGGGCTTCGTATCCTTTCGCCGCATCTATCAATGCGGCCGAATTAAAATGCAAATAATGTTTTTCAATAAATTGGGAGATGGGGCCTCTGTTCATAGTTCTAAATTATATATTGTCATGGCAAAAGTAAATGATTAATGATAATAATAGTTATGTTGTGGATAAAATCGCACAAAAAGAATTTGTGTTAATTTTTTAGCTTTACACCGTTATGAGATACTTTTTTTGTTTAAGTTTTTTATTCTGTTGTGTTGCTTCAGTTAATGCTCAAAAAACACTCAGCGGTAAGATTAAAGTATATTTTACCAAATCGGTTGATACGAGTGTTTCAAAAGGTGTTTACGCGGAGCAATTATTTAAGACGGTCGACGATACTTTAGTGGCTTATATTAACAGGGCAAAGTATAGCCTGGATATTGCTATTTATAATTATACCTATGCATCCACCATTGCGGATATTGCCGCTGCCATCAATAAAGCGTATAACAGGGGCGTTAAAGTGCGTATTATTTATGATGGCAGTGTAGGTAATACAGGCATACCAAATATCTCAGCATCAATACCAAAAGTGGCCAGTCCACAGGGATCGAATTATAATATAATGCATAATAAGTTTGTTATTGTAGATGCTAAATCAGCCGATGCTAATGATGCAATTGTCTGGACAGGTTCAGCCAACTGGTCGAATAATATGTTTTACCTGGATGCGAACAATGTTATTGTTATACAGGACAAACCTCTTGCACTGGCTTTTCGGACTGAGTTTGAAGAAATGTGGGGCGATACAGGTATGGTGCCGAATACGGCCAATTCGAGGTTCGGTCAGTATAAAACGGATAATACCCCGCACCAGTTTGTAATAGATGGAAAGACGGTGGAGTTATACTTTAGTCCATCGGATGATACAAATGCAAAGATTATTAATTCAATTAATAAGGCGGATAGCGACCTGGAATTTTGTATGCTCCAGTTCACAAGGAGTGATATTGCAAATGCAATAATATCAAAAGCGCAGGAAACAGGTTTTGTTGCAATGGGGCTGGAGGATCCTTCGGGTTTATTGGTTGGCCAGACAGTTTACAATAATATGAAAACAGTGATGGGGGATAGCCTGCTTACGGATAACCAGTCGAATTCCATTTTGCACCATAAGTATATAATTGTCGATCAATCCAATTCAATGGCTGCCCCGATCGTGTTAACAGGTTCTCACAATTGGACAACTTCCGCAAATACAACCAACGATGAGAATACATTGATAATTCATGATTCAACGATCGCAAATGTTTATTACCAGGAGTTTGTTGCCCGTTTCAAAGAAAGCGGGGGAGTGCTGTCAGTTGCTGATAAAGTTAGTTCTGATGATATAACAATTTACCCCAATCCGGGTAGTACTGAAGTTAATATCAGTTTACGGTTAAATATGCGGACGAAAACCTTTGTGAAGCTGGAAAATATATTAGGACAGGTGTTCTTTTCAGATCAAATCCAGGATCAATTTACTAATATAGATGTATCAAACTTTGAGCGGGGAATGTATTTTTTAAAAATCACCTTCGGCACAACTACAGTTGCAAAGAAAATATTGTTGCATTAATTTTCAATAAATCGGATTACTTCCTTCAAAAATTCTTTTGGCTTGTCAGCATGCAGCCAGTGTCCCGCATCTTCAATAGTAATAAATTCGGCATCAGGAAAAAAAATCCGGATATCCGGAATGTCAGAGTCAACTATATAACCGGAGTTTTCTCCTCGAATAAACAAAATGCTGAAATCATTTTGAGTATATACCCTTGGGAATTCAATTTCAGCGCCTACAGCATCAATGTTTTTTATAATTGCATTTATATTGAACCGCCAATCGAGTTGTGTATCTGTTTTCCAGTAAATATTTTTTAATAGAAATTGTTTTGTTCCCGGGTCGCTAATATGTTTTGAAAGAATTTCATCCGCTTCTTTTCGTGTTTTAGAAACACTGAAGTCAATGGCCTGTAATGCCTCTAATACCTGTTGGTGGTGAGGCGGATAAAATTTTGGCGCGATATCGGCAATAATTAGTTTACGTATCTTTTCAGGATGATCAACCGCGAACTGCAATGCGGTTTTTCCTCCCATAGAATGACCAAGCAAGGTCACTTTGTTCAGATCAAGGTCATCTATGAGTTCATGGAGATCTGCACTCATTACTTTGTAGTTAAACTCATCATTATGCGGAGAGAGTCCATGATTCCGTTGGTCAACAGCATATATTTCATATCC
This genomic window contains:
- a CDS encoding dipeptide epimerase — encoded protein: MKLHYTPYTLEFRHPFKIALNYRTITPVVITEIVCDGIVGYGEASMPPYLGEDHTTVSDFLIKAGKVLDEFKTPFCLETIIDRVDAIAEGNAAAKASIDIALHDLKGKLEGRACYTFWNLQKADAPDTSITIGMDAPEVVARKIKEAEAFKILKVKLGSDEDKKIIETIRSYTDKTVSVDVNQGWKIKEEALDMIHWLKEKNVLFIEQPLAKNDLTGLAWLTERSPLPVIADESFQRLTDLTRIKDCFHGINVKLMKCTGLNEAYKIIREAQKHNLKVLIGCMSETSCAVSAAAQLSPLADWADLDGPLLIKKDLFEGVGFNRGKLVLNDQPGIGVRRL
- a CDS encoding T9SS type A sorting domain-containing protein is translated as MRYFFCLSFLFCCVASVNAQKTLSGKIKVYFTKSVDTSVSKGVYAEQLFKTVDDTLVAYINRAKYSLDIAIYNYTYASTIADIAAAINKAYNRGVKVRIIYDGSVGNTGIPNISASIPKVASPQGSNYNIMHNKFVIVDAKSADANDAIVWTGSANWSNNMFYLDANNVIVIQDKPLALAFRTEFEEMWGDTGMVPNTANSRFGQYKTDNTPHQFVIDGKTVELYFSPSDDTNAKIINSINKADSDLEFCMLQFTRSDIANAIISKAQETGFVAMGLEDPSGLLVGQTVYNNMKTVMGDSLLTDNQSNSILHHKYIIVDQSNSMAAPIVLTGSHNWTTSANTTNDENTLIIHDSTIANVYYQEFVARFKESGGVLSVADKVSSDDITIYPNPGSTEVNISLRLNMRTKTFVKLENILGQVFFSDQIQDQFTNIDVSNFERGMYFLKITFGTTTVAKKILLH
- a CDS encoding deoxyhypusine synthase family protein, coding for MNRGPISQFIEKHYLHFNSAALIDAAKGYEAHLTAGGKMMITLAGAMSTAELGKSLAEMIRQGKVDIISCTGANLEEDIMNLVAHKHYKRVPHYRDLSPKEEWALLEDGFNRVTDTCIPEEEAFRRLQKHIHKLWADADKKRERYLPHEFMYKMLLSGVLKEYYEIDPKDSWMLAAAEKNLPIICPGWEDSTMGNIFASYCIKGEIKPTTMKSGIEYMIWLTDWYRKNSGGKGVGFFQIGGGIAGDFPICVVPMMYQDLEWHDVPFWSYFCQISDSTTSYGSYSGAVPNEKITWGKLDINTPKFIVESDATIVAPLIFAWLLKW
- a CDS encoding cupin domain-containing protein yields the protein MEKFILTFSFALLIVVSNAQSYQSLDTIKAPADFENIYSRPLYTDSLASSFVIFIKKEVKIHKHITHTEHVYILEGDGEMTLGDKKFKIKKGDMVFIPQNTPHSLKTTSKLPVKVVSLQSPMFDGKDRVFIE
- a CDS encoding alpha/beta fold hydrolase, coding for MKLFYRKYGTGRPIIILHGLFGQSDNWQTQAKSLAERGYEIYAVDQRNHGLSPHNDEFNYKVMSADLHELIDDLDLNKVTLLGHSMGGKTALQFAVDHPEKIRKLIIADIAPKFYPPHHQQVLEALQAIDFSVSKTRKEADEILSKHISDPGTKQFLLKNIYWKTDTQLDWRFNINAIIKNIDAVGAEIEFPRVYTQNDFSILFIRGENSGYIVDSDIPDIRIFFPDAEFITIEDAGHWLHADKPKEFLKEVIRFIEN